The following proteins are encoded in a genomic region of Necator americanus strain Aroian chromosome II, whole genome shotgun sequence:
- a CDS encoding hypothetical protein (NECATOR_CHRII.G4655.T1) produces MLHSRSTERTYPNAPATGRELNMMNDVIPELGRRRRAAWGAYKSIEDVVKKTRNARFRAHLFNTTVLPALTYVSETWAFHKQEENEVNLIERAIERVMRGVSRFTQVRDWKFSPTSAIKD; encoded by the coding sequence ATGcttcattcacgctcaacggaacgaacatatccgaatgcaccagcaaCGGGTCGGGagttgaacatgatgaacgacgtGATCCCCGaactgggcaggaggagacgagcggcttggggagcgtacaagagcatcgaggatgtagtgaagaagaccaggaacgctcggttccgtgctcacctcttcaacaccaccgtacttcctgctttgacctatgtttcggaaacctgggcatttcacaagcaggaagaaaacgaggTGAAcctcattgaacgcgcaattgagagagtgatgcgaggagtatcccgtttcacgcaagtgagggattggaagttctctcctacgtcagcgatcaaagattag
- a CDS encoding hypothetical protein (NECATOR_CHRII.G4657.T1) translates to MERVVFLSIALFSSLFAFKLMFDPEYPSPYRACAPEPGDTAMNSIDERNDQIIEYSRDREKKKPGVFKRSGNRREQ, encoded by the exons ATGGAGAGAGTCGTTTTTCTATCAATTGCTTTATTCTCTTCCTTATTTGCGTTTAAATTAATGTTTGATCCAGAGTATCCGTCACCATACAGGGCATGCGCACCGGAG CCCGGAGATACTGCAATGAACAGCATTGACGAGAGAAATGATCAGATCATTGAATACTCTCGCgacagagagaagaaaaagccaGGAGTTTTTAAACGTAGTGGGAATCGCAGAGAACAGTGA